From Syntrophorhabdaceae bacterium, a single genomic window includes:
- a CDS encoding ABC transporter substrate-binding protein codes for MKETKKNNVQATKTMGYQLAVISLAVMSLLFVFGTQTKPQYGGTLRVSDRYEGALIGHPPKMTKTLFAMRQEFPALETLLRVNKRDQLIPWIAKAFEEDAKAKTIALTLRTGVKFYDNIDFDSDAVKWNLDQRIVVKTVGKGRINSAEVVNKSTVKITLSDWDRTFTRNLTWFLGLIMPPAQIGKYTQIVYQGGKWEGLIQAQPTGNPDVVVTMSNHYGGVVSNLL; via the coding sequence TTGAAGGAGACGAAGAAGAACAACGTGCAAGCAACCAAAACGATGGGCTATCAGTTGGCAGTTATTTCACTAGCGGTCATGAGTCTGTTGTTTGTCTTTGGTACGCAAACAAAACCGCAATACGGCGGAACTCTTCGAGTCTCAGACCGTTATGAAGGCGCTCTAATCGGTCATCCTCCGAAAATGACTAAGACGCTTTTTGCTATGCGACAGGAGTTTCCCGCGCTTGAAACCCTTTTGCGTGTGAATAAGAGGGACCAGCTTATACCGTGGATCGCCAAGGCATTCGAGGAAGATGCTAAAGCCAAAACGATTGCTCTCACACTTAGAACGGGTGTCAAATTTTACGACAATATAGATTTTGATTCGGATGCCGTAAAATGGAACCTCGATCAGCGCATTGTTGTAAAAACAGTTGGCAAAGGAAGGATCAATTCAGCTGAGGTTGTGAATAAATCGACGGTCAAGATAACTCTGTCGGACTGGGACCGCACTTTCACTCGTAATCTTACGTGGTTTTTGGGTCTGATCATGCCTCCCGCGCAGATCGGCAAATATACGCAAATAGTCTACCAGGGTGGCAAGTGGGAGGGGCTCATCCAGGCTCAACCCACTGGAAATCCTGACGTGGTCGTTACGATGTCTAACCATTACGGCGGGGTGGTAAGCAATTTACTTTGA